One genomic region from Macaca mulatta isolate MMU2019108-1 chromosome 20, T2T-MMU8v2.0, whole genome shotgun sequence encodes:
- the KCNG4 gene encoding voltage-gated potassium channel regulatory subunit KCNG4 → MPMPSGDRGLHPRHHHYGSHSPWSQLLSSPVKMPSIKGLYYRRVRKVGALDASPVDLKKEILINVGGRRYRLPWSTLDQFPLSRLSKLRLCRSYEEIAQLCDDYDEDNREFFFDRSPSAFGVIVSFLAAGKLVLLQEMCALSFQEELAYWGIEEAHLERCCLRKLLRKLEELEELAKLHREEVLRQQRETRRPASHSSRWGLCMNRLREMVENPQSGLPGKVFACLSILFVATTAVSLCVSTMPDLRAEEDQGECSRKCYYIFIVETVCVAWFSLEFCLRFVQAQDKCQFFQGPLNIIDILAISPYYVSLAVSEESPEDGERPSGSSYLEKVGLVLRVLRALRILYVMRLARHSLGLQTLGLTVRRCTREFGLLLLFLAVAVTLFSPLVYVAEKESGRVLEFTSIPASYWWAIISMTTVGYGDMVPRSVPGQMVALSSILSGILIMAFPATSIFHTFSHSYLELKKEQEQLQARLRHLQSAGPASECELLDPHMASEHELMNDVNDLILEGPALPIMHM, encoded by the exons ATGCCCATGCCTTCCGGAGACCGGGGCCTGCATCCCAGACACCACCACTATGGTTCCCACAGCCCTTGGAGTCAGCTCCTGTCCAGCCCGGTGAAGATGCCGTCCATCAAGGGCCTTTACTACCGCAGGGTGCGGAAGGTGGGCGCCCTGGACGCCTCCCCGGTGGACCTGAAGAAGGAGATCCTGATCAACGTGGGGGGCAGGAGGTATCGCCTCCCCTGGAGCACGCTAGACCAGTTCCCGCTGAGCCGCCTGAGCAAACTCAGGCTCTGTCGGAGCTACGAGGAGATCGCGCAGCTCTGCGATGATTACGACGAGGACAACCGGGAGTTCTTCTTTGACAGGAGCCCCAGCGCCTTCGGGGTGATCGTGAGCTTCCTGGCGGCCGGGAAGCTGGTGCTGCTGCAGGAGATGTGCGCGCTGTCCTTCCAGGAGGAGCTGGCCTACTGGGGCATCGAGGAGGCCCACCTGGAGAGGTGCTGCCTGCGGAAGCTGCTGAGGAAgctggaggagctggaggagctggCCAAGCTGCACAGGGAGGAGGTTCTGCGGCAGCAGAGGGAGACACGCCGCCCTGCCTCGCACTCCTCGCGCTGGGGCCTCTGCATGAACCGACTGCGCGAGATGGTGGAAAACCCGCAGTCCGGGCTGCCTGGGAAGGTCTTCGCTTGCCTCTCCATCCTCTTCGTGGCCACCACCGCCGTCAGCCTGTGCGTCAGCACCATGCCGGACCTCAGGGCGGAGGAGGACCAG GGCGAATGCTCTCGGAAGTGCTACTATATTTTCATCGTGGAGACCGTCTGCGTGGCCTGGTTCTCTCTGGAGTTCTGCCTGCGGTTTGTCCAGGCCCAAGACAAGTGTCAGTTCTTCCAGGGGCCCCTGAACATCATCGACATCCTGGCCATCTCCCCATACTACGTGTCACTGGCGGTGTCTGAGGAGTCCCCGGAGGATGGCGAGAGGCCGAGTGGGAGCTCCTACCTGGAGAAGGTGGGGCTGGTCCTGCGTGTGCTGCGGGCACTGCGCATCCTCTACGTGATGCGCCTGGCCCGCCACTCGCTGGGGCTGCAGACGCTGGGGCTCACTGTGCGCCGCTGCACACGTGAGTTCGGCCTGCTCCTTCTCTTCCTGGCCGTGGCCGTCACCCTATTCTCCCCTTTGGTCTACGTGGCCGAGAAGGAGTCAGGGCGGGTGCTGGAGTTCACCAGCATCCCTGCCTCCTATTGGTGGGCCATCATCTCCATGACAACGGTGGGCTACGGGGACATGGTGCCCCGCAGTGTGCCAGGCCAGATGGTGGCCCTCAGCAGCATCCTGAGCGGGATCCTCATCATGGCCTTCCCGGCCACGTCTATCTTCCACACCTTCTCCCACTCCTACCTGGAGCTCAAGAAGGAGCAGGAGCAGCTTCAGGCCCGTCTCCGCCACCTCCAAAGCGCTGGTCCGGCCAGTGAATGTGAACTCCTGGACCCCCACATGGCCAGTGAACATGAGCTCATGAACGATGTCAATGACCTCATCCTGGAGGGCCCAGCCTTGCCTATCATGCACATGTAA